One region of Thermotoga sp. genomic DNA includes:
- a CDS encoding Fur family transcriptional regulator: MYEELRNELKKRKYRITAQREMILKIFLESKGRHLGVEEVYRELLNRNVRISKATVYRAVELLVELGFLRKLNFGEGLYRYELIDRTARESHQHVICQRCGKIVEINSEQVKRIVSDISERTGYLIKWHDLKFYGICPECQKEESRGLESKQRTETSGEE; the protein is encoded by the coding sequence ATGTACGAAGAACTGAGAAATGAATTGAAAAAAAGGAAATACAGAATCACCGCTCAGAGAGAGATGATCCTCAAAATTTTTCTCGAGTCCAAGGGAAGACATCTGGGTGTGGAGGAGGTCTACCGAGAGCTTTTGAACAGGAACGTCAGGATAAGCAAAGCTACTGTCTACAGGGCAGTAGAGCTCCTTGTCGAACTTGGTTTCCTGAGGAAGTTAAACTTCGGAGAGGGGCTGTACAGATACGAGCTCATAGATCGAACTGCTCGTGAATCACACCAGCATGTAATCTGTCAGAGATGTGGCAAGATAGTTGAAATCAACTCAGAGCAGGTCAAGAGAATCGTATCAGATATCTCGGAAAGGACAGGTTACCTCATAAAATGGCACGATTTGAAGTTCTACGGAATATGTCCCGAATGTCAAAAAGAAGAATCAAGGGGATTGGAATCAAAACAAAGAACAGAAACTTCGGGAGAGGAATAA
- the nusA gene encoding transcription termination factor NusA has protein sequence MNIGLLEALDQLEEEKGISKEEVIPILEKALVSAYRKNFGSSKNVEVVIDRNTGNIKVYQLLEVVEKVEDPTTQISLEEAKKLDPAAEIGSIVKKELDVRNFGRIAAQTAKQVLIQRIRELEKEKQFEKYSELKGTVTTAEVIRVTSDWADIRIGKLETRLPKKEWIPREEIKPGDLVKVYILDVVKTTKGPKILVSRRVPEFVIGLMKLEIPEIENGIVEIKAIAREPGVRTKVAVASNNPNVDPIGACIGEGGSRIAAILRELRGEKLDVLKWSDDSKQLIANALAPATVIEVEILDRENRAARVLVPPTQLSLAIGRGGQNARLAAKLTGWKIDIKPIMNL, from the coding sequence ATGAACATAGGCTTGCTTGAAGCTCTGGATCAACTAGAGGAAGAAAAAGGAATATCCAAAGAGGAGGTCATACCCATCCTGGAAAAGGCACTGGTGAGTGCCTACAGGAAGAATTTTGGAAGTTCAAAGAATGTTGAAGTAGTGATAGACAGGAATACTGGGAACATAAAGGTGTACCAGCTTCTCGAAGTGGTGGAAAAAGTAGAAGATCCCACCACTCAGATCTCTTTGGAAGAGGCGAAAAAACTCGATCCAGCTGCGGAGATAGGTTCGATCGTCAAAAAAGAGCTTGATGTCAGAAACTTTGGAAGAATCGCCGCTCAAACTGCGAAGCAGGTGCTTATCCAGAGGATCAGAGAGTTGGAAAAAGAGAAGCAGTTTGAAAAGTACTCAGAGCTCAAAGGAACGGTTACAACCGCTGAAGTGATAAGGGTTACGAGTGATTGGGCAGACATTCGGATCGGAAAACTGGAGACGAGATTGCCAAAGAAAGAGTGGATCCCCAGAGAGGAAATAAAGCCGGGAGATCTGGTGAAAGTCTACATTCTCGACGTGGTGAAAACAACGAAAGGCCCCAAGATCCTTGTGAGTAGAAGGGTGCCAGAGTTCGTCATTGGACTTATGAAACTGGAAATTCCAGAGATAGAAAACGGAATCGTGGAAATAAAAGCCATTGCCAGAGAGCCTGGGGTGCGGACGAAAGTGGCAGTGGCATCTAACAACCCGAACGTTGACCCAATAGGTGCCTGTATAGGTGAAGGGGGATCCAGGATCGCCGCCATACTCAGGGAGCTCAGAGGAGAAAAACTGGACGTTCTCAAGTGGTCGGACGATTCAAAACAGCTCATAGCGAACGCCCTTGCACCTGCCACCGTCATAGAAGTGGAGATCCTTGACAGGGAAAACAGGGCAGCGCGCGTTCTCGTGCCACCAACGCAGCTTTCCCTTGCCATAGGAAGGGGTGGCCAGAACGCCAGACTCGCGGCAAAGCTCACAGGATGGAAGATAGATATCAAACCCATAATGAATCTATGA